From Gemmatimonadaceae bacterium, the proteins below share one genomic window:
- a CDS encoding response regulator transcription factor, whose amino-acid sequence MPTRVLIADDEPLARERLRDLVLEAEPSAEIREAGHGDEAIAHVRDWRPQVVFLDIQMPGCDGFGVVERIGPERMPPTAFVTAYDQHALRAFEVAAVDYLLKPFDDARFHAAWRRLTAGRATNGLADEARRLAELLTSVARPATDAGRYLERFLVRVGERTLLVPVQDVRWIQSDGNYADLFTATGKHSVRETLATLEEQLDPARFVRVHRRVIVAIDAIRELQPWFAGDQVLILRDGTKLRVSRTRREAVAARLAGRA is encoded by the coding sequence ATGCCCACGCGTGTGCTGATCGCCGACGACGAGCCCTTGGCACGCGAACGTCTTCGTGACCTGGTGCTCGAAGCGGAGCCCTCCGCGGAGATTCGAGAGGCCGGCCACGGCGACGAAGCCATTGCCCATGTGCGCGACTGGCGGCCGCAGGTGGTGTTCCTCGACATCCAGATGCCCGGCTGCGATGGTTTCGGCGTGGTTGAGCGCATCGGTCCGGAGCGCATGCCGCCCACCGCCTTCGTGACGGCCTATGACCAGCACGCGCTGCGCGCCTTCGAGGTCGCTGCCGTGGACTACCTGCTGAAGCCCTTCGACGACGCACGATTCCACGCAGCCTGGCGCCGGCTCACGGCGGGGCGGGCGACCAACGGCCTCGCGGATGAGGCCCGCCGGCTCGCCGAACTGCTCACTTCCGTGGCGCGGCCGGCCACCGACGCCGGGCGCTACCTCGAGCGCTTCCTGGTGCGCGTCGGCGAACGCACCCTGCTCGTGCCGGTGCAGGACGTGCGCTGGATCCAAAGCGATGGCAACTATGCCGACCTCTTCACCGCGACCGGCAAGCACAGCGTCCGCGAGACGCTGGCCACGCTGGAGGAGCAGCTGGATCCCGCCCGCTTCGTCCGGGTGCACCGACGCGTCATCGTGGCCATCGACGCCATCAGGGAACTCCAGCCGTGGTTTGCCGGCGACCAGGTACTGATCCTTCGCGACGGCACCAAGCTTCGCGTCTCGCGCACACGGCGCGAGGCCGTCGCGGCGCGGCTGGCGGGTCGCGCGTGA
- a CDS encoding histidine kinase has protein sequence MSTAREVSTARDVTAPRSGGTRLGHGVISSRALLIAFWLLPAAVATLGLRLVPSRLNPDLTLVEVFASQLLIWLPWAGWSALIVAVCERVPFERGRIGRALAAHAILSPAVIVAQILIIWEVSLAFGMNEPRGFDSRVLIGIRQYGDLLMVVYWAVVGAQAGLAWHARWQEESLRAAQLREDLATASLQALRAQLNPHFLFNALNSVVTLIGRDASTARAMLVRLSDLLRATLAAGDAQETTVAQEIALVAHYLEIEQVRFADRLNVQWTLDPGANELAVPAFTLQPLVENALKHGLGRRQGPGSVEVITRCENGTLELVVRDGSAASTTAAPGVPQQRSNGAGIALANLRARLERLHGVTASVDLQPNSVGGTDAVVRLPARGSAAASPASVRSR, from the coding sequence GTGAGCACGGCGCGCGAGGTGAGCACCGCGCGCGACGTGACCGCGCCGAGATCGGGCGGCACTCGTCTCGGCCACGGGGTGATCAGCAGCAGGGCCCTGCTGATTGCGTTTTGGCTGCTGCCAGCCGCCGTGGCAACGCTGGGCCTTCGCCTCGTGCCCTCCCGCCTGAACCCCGACCTGACGCTTGTCGAGGTCTTTGCCTCGCAGTTGCTGATCTGGCTGCCCTGGGCGGGTTGGTCGGCGCTCATCGTCGCGGTCTGCGAGCGCGTGCCCTTTGAGCGCGGTCGCATCGGACGCGCGCTGGCGGCACACGCCATCCTCAGCCCGGCGGTGATCGTCGCGCAGATCCTCATCATCTGGGAGGTCAGTCTCGCCTTCGGGATGAACGAACCCCGCGGCTTCGACAGCCGCGTACTCATCGGCATCCGGCAGTACGGCGACTTGTTGATGGTGGTGTACTGGGCCGTGGTCGGCGCCCAGGCAGGACTCGCCTGGCACGCGCGCTGGCAGGAGGAATCGCTGCGGGCCGCTCAACTGCGCGAGGACCTCGCCACGGCCAGCCTGCAGGCCCTGCGCGCGCAGCTCAACCCGCATTTCCTCTTCAACGCACTGAACTCGGTGGTCACGCTGATCGGGCGCGACGCCAGCACGGCGCGCGCGATGCTCGTGCGACTCTCGGACCTGCTGCGTGCGACGCTGGCCGCGGGCGACGCCCAGGAAACCACGGTGGCGCAGGAGATCGCGCTGGTGGCGCACTATCTCGAGATCGAGCAGGTGCGCTTCGCGGACCGGCTGAACGTGCAGTGGACGCTGGACCCGGGTGCGAATGAGCTCGCAGTCCCCGCGTTCACACTGCAGCCCTTGGTGGAAAACGCCCTCAAGCACGGGCTCGGCCGCCGGCAGGGACCGGGAAGCGTGGAGGTGATCACGCGCTGCGAAAACGGGACGCTCGAGCTCGTGGTGCGCGATGGGAGCGCGGCGAGCACGACGGCGGCGCCGGGCGTGCCGCAGCAGCGCTCGAATGGCGCCGGTATTGCGCTCGCCAACCTACGGGCGCGCCTCGAGCGCCTGCACGGCGTCACCGCCTCGGTGGACCTGCAGCCCAACTCCGTCGGAGGCACCGACGCCGTCGTGCGACTGCCCGCGAGGGGCAGTGCCGCCGCGTCACCGGCGTCGGTCCGAAGCCGGTGA
- a CDS encoding PQQ-dependent sugar dehydrogenase, with product MPGAVRVLRPLGALCVLAVLACGEDAGPPTNLAPEAAVIGPLPALQWSGGDTIGVLVAGSDPEQGSLPASALSWWVELHHGTHTHPFHPVTPGSAGALGIPRLGHTEAEVFLRIYARAVDADGAADTAFVDIAPLLSELTLLSEPSGLQVSLDGQPRSTPYTETAIVGMRRSLRPVDPQEFGEGEFSFREWSDGGVFEREVVVPATALSVEARFDSIGAANAAPSVALLGPGAGATVTLGEAIAVSAQVSDADGDAFTLEALLDGDVVASVASQPGQSSYAMNVTPLGTGRLQLTLRAEDARGKSRSTEPVEVVVQAADGSDAVPPVATLTSPTADTRGLSGSINLAATATDDVGVVEVQFAIDDSVFAVDGSPPYTATLLTTASYASGRHTFRARARDAAGNWSEWSRAPVEFSGAVELEAGFWSSVWVSGFSGYPTAMAFAPDGRLFVTEQGGALRVIKDGLLLPTPFVTVPSNADGERGLLGVAFDPDFATTGWVYLYYTSEEDGAAAHNRIVRFTADGDVALPGSATVLLELPPLGEVAKHNGGAMHFGADGKLYIAVGDATMPLNAQDLGTPFGKILRLNRNGTIPADNPFLAQTTGVARAIWAIGLRNPFTFSISPATGRMHINDVGAAAWEEINVGRAGANFGWPQAEGVTETPLLDAPLLAYGHSASPTLFDGDAVIGGDFYPAGGSFGERFAGDYFFADFGRGWVYRLDAADGWRPAAFAQLKEYITGLAVGPDGALYVLAAPSIIRIAR from the coding sequence ATGCCTGGGGCAGTTCGCGTCCTTCGGCCACTCGGTGCCCTCTGCGTCCTGGCCGTGCTCGCCTGCGGCGAGGACGCCGGACCTCCCACCAACCTGGCGCCCGAGGCGGCGGTTATCGGGCCGCTGCCGGCCCTCCAGTGGTCGGGCGGTGACACCATCGGCGTGCTCGTCGCGGGCAGCGATCCGGAGCAGGGCTCGCTCCCGGCGTCCGCGCTGTCGTGGTGGGTGGAACTGCACCACGGTACGCACACGCATCCGTTCCACCCTGTCACCCCAGGGTCTGCCGGTGCGCTCGGAATCCCGCGCCTCGGCCACACGGAGGCGGAGGTGTTTCTCCGCATCTACGCGCGGGCGGTCGACGCGGACGGCGCGGCAGACACCGCCTTCGTCGACATCGCGCCGCTGCTGTCCGAGCTGACGCTGCTTTCCGAGCCCTCCGGATTGCAGGTCTCGTTGGATGGCCAGCCGCGGTCCACGCCGTACACGGAGACCGCGATCGTCGGGATGCGGCGGAGCCTACGCCCGGTGGATCCGCAGGAGTTCGGCGAAGGCGAGTTTTCCTTCCGCGAGTGGTCGGACGGAGGCGTGTTCGAGCGCGAGGTCGTCGTGCCCGCGACAGCGCTGTCGGTCGAGGCGCGCTTTGATTCGATCGGCGCGGCCAACGCGGCACCCAGTGTCGCGCTGCTCGGACCAGGGGCCGGAGCGACGGTGACCCTCGGCGAGGCAATCGCCGTCAGCGCGCAGGTCTCAGACGCCGATGGGGACGCATTCACCCTCGAAGCCCTCCTTGATGGCGACGTGGTCGCGAGCGTGGCATCGCAACCCGGGCAATCCAGCTACGCGATGAACGTCACGCCCCTGGGCACGGGCCGCCTGCAGCTCACGCTCCGTGCCGAGGACGCACGCGGCAAGTCGCGTTCGACCGAACCGGTGGAGGTCGTGGTGCAGGCCGCTGATGGATCGGACGCGGTGCCGCCCGTCGCGACGCTGACCTCGCCGACGGCGGACACCCGCGGACTCAGCGGAAGCATCAACCTCGCGGCGACGGCCACAGATGACGTGGGTGTCGTCGAAGTGCAGTTCGCCATCGACGATTCCGTGTTCGCCGTCGACGGGTCGCCGCCATACACCGCGACACTGCTCACAACGGCGAGCTACGCCTCCGGAAGGCACACGTTCCGCGCGCGCGCGCGCGACGCCGCCGGGAACTGGTCCGAGTGGTCGCGCGCGCCGGTGGAGTTCTCCGGCGCGGTTGAACTCGAGGCCGGCTTCTGGAGCAGCGTCTGGGTTTCGGGCTTCAGCGGCTATCCGACAGCGATGGCCTTCGCGCCGGACGGCCGACTGTTCGTCACCGAGCAGGGCGGGGCGCTTCGGGTGATCAAGGACGGCCTGCTCCTGCCGACGCCGTTCGTGACGGTGCCGTCGAATGCCGACGGCGAGCGCGGGCTGCTCGGCGTCGCCTTCGATCCCGACTTCGCGACCACGGGGTGGGTCTACCTCTACTACACAAGCGAGGAGGACGGCGCGGCGGCGCACAATCGCATCGTGCGCTTCACCGCCGACGGCGACGTGGCGCTGCCCGGCAGCGCCACGGTCCTGCTCGAGCTGCCGCCACTTGGCGAGGTCGCCAAGCACAATGGCGGTGCGATGCACTTCGGCGCGGACGGCAAGCTCTACATCGCCGTCGGCGATGCGACGATGCCGTTGAATGCGCAGGATCTGGGTACGCCATTCGGGAAGATCCTGCGCCTGAACCGGAATGGGACGATTCCGGCGGACAACCCGTTCCTGGCGCAGACCACCGGCGTGGCACGCGCGATATGGGCCATCGGCCTGCGCAACCCGTTCACGTTCAGCATTTCGCCGGCCACGGGCCGCATGCACATCAACGACGTGGGCGCGGCGGCCTGGGAGGAAATCAACGTCGGACGGGCCGGCGCCAACTTCGGTTGGCCGCAGGCGGAAGGCGTGACCGAGACGCCGTTGCTGGATGCGCCGCTGCTGGCCTACGGCCACAGCGCATCACCGACGCTTTTTGACGGTGACGCCGTCATCGGCGGCGATTTCTATCCCGCCGGCGGTTCCTTCGGCGAACGCTTTGCGGGCGACTATTTCTTTGCCGATTTCGGGCGCGGCTGGGTCTACCGCCTCGACGCCGCCGACGGATGGCGGCCGGCGGCGTTCGCCCAGCTGAAGGAGTACATCACCGGCTTGGCCGTGGGGCCGGATGGCGCGCTCTATGTGCTGGCGGCGCCCAGCATCATTCGTATCGCCCGCTAG
- the bstA gene encoding bacillithiol transferase BstA, whose amino-acid sequence MMSTDLRYPIGPWERPTGVTASQREEWIAAIGKHPQELSSAVAGLSDAQLDTPYRPGGWTVRQVVHHVADSHINAMVRFKLALTEDNPTIRPYDEARWAELADMRMPIEVSLRLLEPLHARWVSVLRSLTPAEFGRPFQHPETGAQTIDTALSNYAWHGRHHTAHVTALRAREGW is encoded by the coding sequence GTGATGAGCACCGACCTCCGCTACCCCATCGGCCCCTGGGAGCGTCCCACGGGCGTCACGGCCAGCCAGCGCGAGGAGTGGATCGCGGCCATCGGCAAGCATCCACAGGAGCTCTCCTCGGCCGTGGCCGGGCTCTCCGATGCCCAGCTCGACACGCCCTACCGTCCCGGCGGCTGGACCGTCCGGCAAGTCGTGCACCACGTCGCCGACTCGCACATCAACGCCATGGTCCGGTTCAAGCTGGCGCTGACCGAGGACAATCCGACCATCCGGCCGTACGACGAGGCGCGCTGGGCCGAGCTGGCGGATATGCGGATGCCCATCGAGGTCTCGCTGCGGCTGCTCGAGCCGTTGCACGCGCGCTGGGTGTCGGTGCTGCGCTCACTCACACCCGCCGAGTTCGGGCGGCCGTTCCAGCACCCAGAGACCGGAGCGCAGACCATCGACACCGCGCTCTCGAACTATGCCTGGCACGGCCGGCACCACACGGCACACGTGACGGCGCTTCGGGCGCGTGAAGGCTGGTAG
- a CDS encoding deoxyribodipyrimidine photo-lyase, with protein sequence MTRPHPLESQFVTDQLALRITPANKVRLVPEGLYILYWMQSTQRFEENWALRHAVREADRLGKPLLIHHGVDPTYEHANDRIHTVILENARALHRRADALGLRYQFVLRRRREDDRRVVDRLAAQAAVVVTDHFPTAGIAERTARFAARAPCRVEMVESHGIVPSGSFQREEYAARTIRPKIAKLIELAMEPVEDRAPRVALPERVWKSLEAERLDLDRVDVAAEVACCEIDHGVPPVPFASGLDGARARLAAFCRDGLRDYELRRNEPSDTEGTSRLSPYLHFGQISAAEVLRSVREAASAAAAAKFQDELVTWRELALNFCLRNPNYGKLRGLPDWVHRSMEKHKDDEREAIYSLRQLEDADTHDELWNAAQRELLRTGYMHNVTRMLWGKSVLLWTKRYKHALEHLILLNNKYGLDGRDPSSYGGIQWCFGKFDRPWFDKPVFGVIRPMSLARAREKFDATAYMRMFPPT encoded by the coding sequence GTGACCCGTCCTCACCCGCTCGAGAGCCAATTCGTCACCGACCAGCTGGCGCTGCGTATCACGCCTGCCAATAAGGTTCGGCTGGTCCCCGAAGGACTTTATATCCTCTACTGGATGCAGAGCACGCAGCGCTTCGAGGAGAACTGGGCGCTGCGACACGCCGTCCGCGAGGCGGACAGACTCGGCAAGCCGCTGCTCATCCACCACGGCGTGGATCCCACCTACGAGCACGCCAACGACCGCATCCACACGGTCATCCTCGAGAATGCGCGTGCACTCCATCGCCGGGCGGACGCACTGGGCCTGCGCTACCAGTTCGTGCTGCGTCGCCGACGCGAGGACGACCGCCGCGTGGTGGATCGGCTCGCGGCGCAGGCCGCGGTGGTGGTCACCGACCATTTCCCCACGGCGGGCATCGCGGAGCGTACGGCGCGATTCGCTGCGCGCGCGCCCTGTCGCGTGGAGATGGTGGAGTCACACGGCATCGTGCCAAGCGGAAGCTTCCAGCGCGAGGAGTACGCGGCGCGGACCATCAGGCCCAAGATCGCCAAGCTGATTGAGTTGGCGATGGAGCCGGTTGAGGATCGGGCGCCGCGCGTCGCGTTGCCGGAACGCGTGTGGAAGTCGCTCGAGGCGGAGCGTCTCGATCTCGATCGCGTCGATGTCGCCGCGGAGGTGGCGTGCTGCGAGATCGACCACGGCGTCCCGCCCGTTCCGTTCGCCAGCGGCCTCGACGGCGCCCGCGCGCGGCTAGCCGCGTTTTGCCGCGATGGGCTCCGCGACTACGAGCTGCGTCGCAACGAACCCAGCGACACCGAAGGCACGTCGCGCCTCTCACCGTATCTGCACTTCGGCCAGATCAGCGCCGCCGAAGTGCTGCGCAGCGTCCGTGAGGCCGCCAGCGCCGCGGCCGCCGCCAAGTTCCAGGACGAACTCGTCACCTGGCGGGAGCTCGCGCTCAACTTCTGCCTGCGCAACCCGAACTACGGCAAACTCCGCGGCCTGCCCGACTGGGTGCACCGCTCGATGGAGAAGCACAAGGACGACGAGCGCGAGGCCATCTACTCACTGCGACAGCTCGAAGACGCCGACACGCACGACGAGCTCTGGAACGCGGCGCAACGCGAGCTGCTGCGCACGGGCTACATGCACAACGTCACGCGGATGCTCTGGGGCAAATCAGTACTGCTCTGGACCAAGCGCTACAAGCATGCCCTCGAGCACTTGATCCTGCTCAACAACAAGTACGGGCTCGACGGACGTGACCCGTCGAGCTACGGCGGCATCCAGTGGTGCTTCGGCAAGTTCGATCGGCCCTGGTTCGACAAGCCGGTATTCGGCGTCATTCGCCCGATGTCGCTGGCCCGCGCGCGGGAGAAGTTCGATGCAACGGCGTACATGCGGATGTTTCCGCCGACGTGA
- a CDS encoding pyridoxal-phosphate dependent enzyme → MTRILPSANEVREAYSRIGAHIIRTPLIPSPALTDAVGGEVYLKLENRQEGGSFKLRGALNALLSLNDAERAAGVVASSAGNHGIGVAIAAAKLGIRATIFVPASAPDIKREKIAALGAAVDASQPHYDAAEDAARAFAAEHGATFVSPCTGRALLAGAGTVALEIFESLPIARTVVVCVGGGGLVGGIGGFVQDAAAGVRILGAQSERTNAMSLALQRNGAVDVPDLPTLCDGLAGRVDAEMFAQGKAALDGIATATEDAVAAAIKFLHVAHGETVEGSGAVGVAALREGALKPQAFPVAVTVSGANIPPSRWRDVVSGAD, encoded by the coding sequence GTGACCCGCATCCTCCCCTCCGCCAACGAGGTGCGCGAGGCCTACTCGCGCATCGGCGCGCACATCATCCGTACGCCGTTGATTCCGTCGCCGGCGCTGACGGATGCGGTTGGTGGCGAGGTCTATCTCAAACTGGAGAACCGGCAGGAAGGCGGTTCGTTCAAGCTTCGCGGGGCACTCAACGCCTTGCTGTCCCTCAACGACGCCGAACGCGCCGCCGGCGTCGTCGCCAGCTCCGCCGGCAACCACGGCATCGGGGTTGCCATCGCCGCGGCAAAGCTTGGGATTCGCGCGACAATCTTCGTGCCGGCGTCCGCGCCTGACATCAAGCGCGAGAAGATCGCCGCACTCGGCGCCGCGGTTGACGCCAGCCAGCCGCACTACGACGCCGCCGAGGATGCGGCGCGCGCCTTCGCCGCCGAACACGGCGCTACCTTCGTGAGTCCCTGCACTGGCCGCGCGCTGCTCGCGGGCGCCGGGACCGTGGCCTTGGAGATCTTCGAGTCGCTGCCCATCGCCCGCACGGTGGTCGTCTGTGTCGGCGGTGGCGGGCTCGTCGGCGGCATCGGCGGCTTCGTCCAAGACGCGGCCGCCGGCGTACGCATCCTCGGCGCGCAAAGCGAACGTACGAACGCGATGTCGCTGGCCCTGCAGCGCAACGGCGCCGTGGACGTCCCCGACCTCCCCACGCTCTGCGACGGCCTGGCAGGCCGCGTGGACGCCGAGATGTTCGCGCAGGGCAAGGCGGCGCTCGACGGCATCGCCACCGCGACCGAGGATGCGGTGGCCGCCGCGATCAAGTTCCTGCACGTAGCGCACGGCGAGACGGTTGAGGGCTCAGGAGCCGTCGGCGTGGCCGCTTTGCGCGAGGGCGCGCTCAAGCCGCAGGCGTTCCCGGTGGCCGTCACGGTGAGCGGCGCCAACATCCCGCCTTCACGCTGGCGCGACGTTGTGAGCGGCGCGGACTAG
- the rnz gene encoding ribonuclease Z yields the protein MSLSVHFLGTSASRPTVERGVSAVALVREGETMLIDCGEGTQRQMMRWGVGFTLGDILFTHFHTDHFLGVLGLLKTMALQGREQPLNIWGPRGAQNLLKRAEGLGNEKLTFPLTVTDLEDGAVIKRKEYDIHAFAVEHRQGAALGFALKEHDRLGRFDPDHARALGIPEGPLWGRIHKGESVTLDDGRVVAPSELVGPTRPGRSVVFSGDTRPCKATIDAALGADLLVHEATFGDEEAARAAETMHATAREAAQVARMAGVRRLALTHFSARYSRDTRDLEREAREEFNGELVMARDGMELELPYRDAPVTTDG from the coding sequence ATGAGCCTCTCCGTCCACTTCCTCGGCACTTCCGCCTCGCGCCCCACCGTGGAGCGCGGGGTCTCGGCCGTCGCCCTCGTGCGCGAGGGTGAGACGATGCTCATCGACTGCGGCGAGGGCACCCAGCGCCAGATGATGCGCTGGGGCGTGGGCTTCACGCTCGGCGACATCCTCTTCACGCACTTCCACACCGACCATTTTCTCGGCGTGCTGGGCCTGCTGAAGACGATGGCGCTGCAGGGGCGTGAACAGCCGCTGAACATCTGGGGGCCGCGCGGCGCCCAGAACCTGCTCAAGCGCGCCGAGGGCCTGGGCAACGAGAAGCTCACGTTTCCGCTGACCGTGACGGATCTCGAGGACGGCGCGGTGATCAAGCGGAAGGAATACGACATCCACGCCTTCGCCGTGGAGCATCGGCAGGGCGCCGCGCTGGGCTTCGCGCTCAAGGAGCACGATCGGCTGGGTCGCTTCGACCCGGACCACGCGCGCGCCCTCGGCATTCCCGAAGGGCCGCTCTGGGGCCGCATCCACAAGGGCGAGTCGGTCACGCTCGACGATGGCCGCGTGGTCGCGCCCAGCGAGTTGGTTGGGCCCACGCGTCCTGGCCGCAGCGTGGTCTTCTCCGGCGACACGCGCCCCTGCAAGGCGACAATCGACGCCGCGCTCGGGGCCGACCTTCTCGTGCACGAGGCGACCTTCGGCGACGAGGAGGCAGCACGCGCTGCCGAGACGATGCACGCCACCGCCCGCGAGGCGGCGCAGGTGGCGCGGATGGCCGGTGTGCGCCGACTGGCGCTCACGCACTTCTCCGCGCGCTACTCCCGCGACACGCGGGACCTCGAGCGCGAGGCGCGCGAGGAGTTCAACGGAGAACTGGTGATGGCCCGGGACGGGATGGAGTTGGAGCTGCCGTACCGCGATGCCCCGGTGACGACCGACGGCTAG
- a CDS encoding DUF2203 domain-containing protein yields the protein MVDRDAHTITADEPWTPERANKALPLVRRITDDVVMAFRKWQELVERFELASLRSTPDAQDPEAERLQREVQMAAREVQGFVAELGSLGVECKSYELGLVDFPGERDGEPVYYCWQRGEPEVAHWHARDAGFAGRQPL from the coding sequence ATGGTCGATCGCGACGCACACACCATCACTGCGGACGAGCCGTGGACGCCGGAGCGTGCCAACAAGGCGCTGCCGCTCGTGCGCCGCATCACGGACGACGTGGTGATGGCGTTCCGGAAGTGGCAGGAACTCGTCGAGCGTTTTGAGCTCGCGTCGCTGCGCAGCACGCCTGACGCGCAGGATCCCGAGGCGGAACGCCTGCAGCGAGAGGTGCAGATGGCGGCGCGTGAGGTGCAGGGCTTCGTGGCCGAGCTCGGGTCGCTCGGCGTGGAGTGTAAGAGTTACGAACTCGGCCTGGTGGATTTTCCCGGCGAGCGCGACGGCGAGCCTGTGTACTACTGCTGGCAGCGAGGCGAACCTGAGGTCGCGCACTGGCACGCGCGAGATGCGGGGTTCGCGGGACGGCAGCCGCTCTAG
- a CDS encoding cysteine desulfurase-like protein: protein MPSRTEGIRAHFPALERRYNGLPIAYFDGPGGTQVPRQVVDAMADYLTRHNANTHWAYPTSAETDAMLDAARAALADFLNASPREVSFANNMTTGTFHLARALGRGWSAGDEVLVTDLDHHANVAPWRALERERGVVVRSVRVDVERGVLDWTSLEESLSSRTRLLAIGAGSNALGTITDVARATELAHRAGALVYVDAVHYAPHALVDVRAIGCDFLGCSAYKFYGPHVGVIYGREALLVELDVPRLEPAPDYAPDRLETGTQNHEGIVGSAAAVDFLASLGQGATRRARLASAYAHLHEDSMALFRRLWDGLGDIPGVTRFGPTPDQPRTPTVGFVVRGVDSESVTRSLAERAVFVSHGDFYASTIVRLLGHADDGLVRAGLSCYTSADEVERLLEGVRAIAA from the coding sequence GTGCCGTCCCGCACTGAAGGAATCCGTGCCCACTTCCCGGCGCTCGAACGCCGGTACAACGGCCTGCCGATCGCCTACTTCGACGGCCCCGGCGGCACGCAGGTGCCGCGGCAGGTCGTGGACGCGATGGCCGACTACCTCACGCGCCACAACGCGAACACGCACTGGGCGTATCCGACCAGTGCCGAGACGGACGCGATGCTCGACGCGGCGCGCGCGGCGCTGGCGGACTTCCTCAATGCATCGCCGCGCGAAGTGAGCTTCGCCAACAACATGACCACGGGCACCTTCCACTTGGCCCGCGCGCTGGGCCGTGGCTGGAGTGCGGGCGATGAAGTGCTGGTCACGGATCTCGACCACCACGCGAACGTGGCGCCCTGGCGCGCGTTGGAGCGCGAGCGGGGTGTGGTCGTGAGAAGCGTGCGCGTGGATGTCGAGCGCGGCGTGCTCGACTGGACGTCCCTCGAGGAGTCGCTGAGCTCGCGCACGCGGCTGCTGGCCATCGGGGCGGGCTCCAATGCGCTGGGCACGATCACCGACGTGGCGCGGGCCACGGAGCTGGCGCATCGCGCCGGCGCGCTCGTGTACGTGGATGCCGTGCACTACGCCCCGCACGCCCTCGTCGACGTGCGTGCCATCGGTTGTGATTTCCTCGGCTGCTCGGCGTACAAGTTCTACGGTCCGCACGTTGGCGTGATCTACGGTCGTGAGGCGCTGCTCGTGGAGCTCGACGTGCCGCGACTCGAGCCGGCTCCGGACTACGCGCCGGACCGTCTGGAGACGGGCACGCAGAACCACGAAGGCATCGTGGGCTCGGCGGCGGCCGTCGATTTCCTCGCTTCGTTGGGGCAGGGGGCGACTCGCCGGGCGCGACTGGCGTCGGCATACGCGCATCTCCACGAGGATTCGATGGCGCTGTTCCGGCGGCTCTGGGACGGTTTGGGCGACATCCCTGGCGTCACGCGCTTCGGGCCGACGCCGGACCAGCCGCGCACGCCGACCGTCGGCTTCGTGGTGAGGGGCGTGGACAGCGAGTCCGTGACGCGGAGCCTGGCCGAGCGCGCGGTGTTCGTCAGCCACGGCGACTTCTACGCGTCCACCATCGTGCGCCTCCTCGGCCACGCCGACGATGGCTTGGTGCGTGCCGGGCTCTCCTGCTACACGAGCGCGGACGAGGTCGAGCGCCTGCTCGAGGGCGTACGGGCGATCGCAGCCTGA
- a CDS encoding NAD(P)-dependent oxidoreductase has translation MNVAFLGLGAIGTPMARHLAKPPFALRVWNRSAQKAADFVAAHSAQGAVQAKTPADAARGAEVVVTCFPVSADVEGLLDGADGLLAGLSSAAVLVDCTSGDPATSRRIAARLAERGIGFLDAPVSGGVVGAEQGKLTVMVGGDAATLERVRPVLEAFGTRIVPCGPIGAGDAVKAVNNALLAQHIIGTAEGLLALAKAGVSPSVALEVINASSGRSNASMNLFPERVLSRAFPRTFRLALLDKDVGIATGVADEQGVEAPMLALASQLYREARRALGEEADHVEIVRWLEQRAGVELHGDPNHA, from the coding sequence ATGAACGTCGCCTTTCTCGGACTGGGCGCCATCGGAACGCCGATGGCGCGACACCTCGCCAAGCCGCCGTTTGCGCTCCGCGTGTGGAACCGCAGCGCGCAGAAGGCAGCGGACTTCGTCGCCGCGCACTCGGCGCAAGGCGCCGTGCAGGCCAAGACGCCCGCCGATGCCGCGCGTGGGGCCGAGGTGGTAGTCACCTGCTTTCCGGTATCGGCGGATGTCGAGGGCCTGCTCGACGGCGCCGATGGTCTCCTCGCGGGACTCTCGAGTGCTGCCGTGCTCGTGGACTGCACGTCCGGCGACCCGGCCACCTCCCGCCGCATCGCGGCGCGACTCGCTGAGCGCGGCATCGGCTTCCTCGACGCGCCAGTCTCCGGCGGCGTAGTCGGGGCGGAGCAGGGCAAGCTCACCGTGATGGTCGGTGGCGATGCCGCGACCCTTGAACGCGTGCGGCCCGTGCTCGAGGCCTTCGGCACGCGCATCGTGCCCTGTGGCCCCATCGGCGCCGGAGATGCCGTGAAGGCCGTGAACAACGCGCTGCTTGCCCAGCACATCATCGGCACGGCCGAGGGGTTATTGGCGCTGGCCAAGGCGGGTGTCTCACCCAGCGTCGCGCTCGAGGTCATCAACGCCTCCAGCGGCCGCTCGAACGCCAGCATGAACCTCTTCCCCGAGCGTGTGCTGAGCCGCGCCTTTCCGCGCACGTTCCGCCTCGCACTGCTCGACAAGGACGTCGGCATCGCCACGGGCGTGGCCGACGAGCAGGGCGTGGAGGCGCCGATGCTCGCGCTCGCCTCGCAACTCTACCGCGAGGCCCGGCGCGCGCTTGGCGAGGAGGCCGACCACGTCGAGATCGTGCGCTGGCTGGAGCAGCGCGCCGGCGTCGAGTTGCACGGCGACCCCAACCACGCCTGA